The following are encoded in a window of Eriocheir sinensis breed Jianghai 21 chromosome 35, ASM2467909v1, whole genome shotgun sequence genomic DNA:
- the LOC127007378 gene encoding palmitoyltransferase ZDHHC8-like isoform X8 — translation MPSCEPKTRFIPATCAWTLLLACTTLFFVYPCTSLYFRWGIYVPVYQGVVTLFVVLNFSLATFMDPGVIPKASTDEDRDDDFRAPLYKNVEINGITVRMKWCVTCHFYRPPRCSHCSVCNHCIETFDHHCPWVNNCIGRRNYRYFFMFLCSLSIHMISIFAFCLVHVLDRKDNLTEVKTIIRLTNNPAESMVISMVVMGVIALLLIPILGLTGFHMVLVSRGRTTNEQVTGKFRGGYNPFSRGCCRNCCFILCGPQYPSIKRPAKYIGRYKFKPSSSPQAPVSTITSQSQVRVYMDNGVQAPNSTAYSQDTAGLIAQDNLVEGGGAGTSSSVAVGSSGAGEGLEDGGQPPPGMSQSQDCEPTPPLPRHPSKTNFFQPDAPPPHHHPAYHHHHHHPQYVDSPRKANASQQVTRPPRSPHSSRPRRKPLPWNNPCPIIPRKSSVSYHRSVNTDCQLYFGQNQL, via the exons ATGCCCAGCTGTGAGCCCAAGACACGGTTCATACCAGCCACGTGTGCTTGGACGCTTCTACTAGCATGCACCACTCTTTTCTTCGTCTATCC ATGTACTTCTCTGTACTTCAGATGGGGCATCTACGTCCCAGTGTATCAGGGTGTTGTCACACTCTTTGTGGTGCTCAATTTCTCTTTAGCCACGTTTATGGATCCTGGAGTTATACCAAAAG CCTCAACAGACGAGGACCGGGATGACGACTTCCGAGCGCCACTTTACAAGAATGTAGAGATAAATGGCATCACAGTACGCATGAAGTGGTGCGTAACGTGTCATTTTTACCGGCCCCCACGTTGCTCACATTGCTCAGTCTGCAACCACTGCATTGAG ACTTTTGACCATCACTGCCCGTGGGTCAACAATTGCATAGGTCGAAGGAACTACCGCTATTTCTTCATGTTTCTGTGTTCACTCAGCATCCATATGATCTCCATCTTTGCATTTTGTCTTGTCCATGTCCTTGATAGAAAAGATAACCTCACTGAAGTCAAGACTATTATAAG ATTGACTAACAATCCTGCTGAGTCAATGGTCATAAG tatggtggtgatgggagtcaTTGCCTTGCTCCTCATCCCCATCCTGGGCCTGACGGGGTTCCACATGGTGCTGGTGAGCCGCGGCCGCACCACCAATGAGCAGGTCACCGGCAAGTTCCGCGGAGGCTACAACCCCTTCTCCCGTGGGTGCTGCCGGAACTGCTGCTTCATCCTGTGTGGACCCCAGTATCCTAG CATAAAGAGGCCTGCCAAGTACATAGGGAGATACAAGTTCAAGCCGTCATCCAGTCCGCAGGCCCctgtctccaccatcaccagccaAAGCCAAGTTCGTGTCTACATGGACAATGGCGTGCAGGCTCCCAACTCCACTGCCTACAGTCAA GATACGGCAGGCTTGATTGCTCAGGATAAC ctggtggaggggggaggggccggAACATCCTCATCAGTGGCTGTAGGAAGCAGCGGGGCAGGAGAGGGTCTGGAGGATGGTGGCCAGCCCCCACCAGGGATGAGCCAGAGTCAGGACTGCGAACCAACTCCTCCCTTGCCACGTCACCCTTCCAAGACTAACTTCTTCCAGCCTGATGCACCACCGCCACACCATCACCctgcctatcaccaccaccatcaccatcctcagTATGTGGATTCCCCCCGCAAGGCTAATGCAAGTCAGCAGGTTACAAGGCCACCGCGATCGCCCCATTCGTCAAGACCTCG GAGAAAACCGCTACCTTGGAATAACCCCTGCCCCATCATTCCCAGGAAATCATCAGTCAGTTACCACAGGTCAGTGAATACTGACTGCCAGCTTTACTTTGGACAAAATCAATTGTGA
- the LOC127007378 gene encoding palmitoyltransferase ZDHHC8-like isoform X9: MPSCEPKTRFIPATCAWTLLLACTTLFFVYPCTSLYFRWGIYVPVYQGVVTLFVVLNFSLATFMDPGVIPKASTDEDRDDDFRAPLYKNVEINGITVRMKWCVTCHFYRPPRCSHCSVCNHCIETFDHHCPWVNNCIGRRNYRYFFMFLCSLSIHMISIFAFCLVHVLDRKDNLTEVKTIIRLTNNPAESMVISMVVMGVIALLLIPILGLTGFHMVLVSRGRTTNEQVTGKFRGGYNPFSRGCCRNCCFILCGPQYPSIKRPAKYIGRYKFKPSSSPQAPVSTITSQSQVRVYMDNGVQAPNSTAYSQDTAGLIAQDNMVAVPHPDPSSRWLQTTV; encoded by the exons ATGCCCAGCTGTGAGCCCAAGACACGGTTCATACCAGCCACGTGTGCTTGGACGCTTCTACTAGCATGCACCACTCTTTTCTTCGTCTATCC ATGTACTTCTCTGTACTTCAGATGGGGCATCTACGTCCCAGTGTATCAGGGTGTTGTCACACTCTTTGTGGTGCTCAATTTCTCTTTAGCCACGTTTATGGATCCTGGAGTTATACCAAAAG CCTCAACAGACGAGGACCGGGATGACGACTTCCGAGCGCCACTTTACAAGAATGTAGAGATAAATGGCATCACAGTACGCATGAAGTGGTGCGTAACGTGTCATTTTTACCGGCCCCCACGTTGCTCACATTGCTCAGTCTGCAACCACTGCATTGAG ACTTTTGACCATCACTGCCCGTGGGTCAACAATTGCATAGGTCGAAGGAACTACCGCTATTTCTTCATGTTTCTGTGTTCACTCAGCATCCATATGATCTCCATCTTTGCATTTTGTCTTGTCCATGTCCTTGATAGAAAAGATAACCTCACTGAAGTCAAGACTATTATAAG ATTGACTAACAATCCTGCTGAGTCAATGGTCATAAG tatggtggtgatgggagtcaTTGCCTTGCTCCTCATCCCCATCCTGGGCCTGACGGGGTTCCACATGGTGCTGGTGAGCCGCGGCCGCACCACCAATGAGCAGGTCACCGGCAAGTTCCGCGGAGGCTACAACCCCTTCTCCCGTGGGTGCTGCCGGAACTGCTGCTTCATCCTGTGTGGACCCCAGTATCCTAG CATAAAGAGGCCTGCCAAGTACATAGGGAGATACAAGTTCAAGCCGTCATCCAGTCCGCAGGCCCctgtctccaccatcaccagccaAAGCCAAGTTCGTGTCTACATGGACAATGGCGTGCAGGCTCCCAACTCCACTGCCTACAGTCAA GATACGGCAGGCTTGATTGCTCAGGATAAC ATGGTGGCTGTGCCTCACCCTGATCCCAGCAGCAGGTGGCTGCAAACCACCGTATAG
- the LOC127007378 gene encoding palmitoyltransferase ZDHHC8-like isoform X10 has product MPSCEPKTRFIPATCAWTLLLACTTLFFVYPCTSLYFRWGIYVPVYQGVVTLFVVLNFSLATFMDPGVIPKASTDEDRDDDFRAPLYKNVEINGITVRMKWCVTCHFYRPPRCSHCSVCNHCIETFDHHCPWVNNCIGRRNYRYFFMFLCSLSIHMISIFAFCLVHVLDRKDNLTEVKTIIRLTNNPAESMVISMVVMGVIALLLIPILGLTGFHMVLVSRGRTTNEQVTGKFRGGYNPFSRGCCRNCCFILCGPQYPSIKRPAKYIGRYKFKPSSSPQAPVSTITSQSQVRVYMDNGVQAPNSTAYSQMVAVPHPDPSSRWLQTTV; this is encoded by the exons ATGCCCAGCTGTGAGCCCAAGACACGGTTCATACCAGCCACGTGTGCTTGGACGCTTCTACTAGCATGCACCACTCTTTTCTTCGTCTATCC ATGTACTTCTCTGTACTTCAGATGGGGCATCTACGTCCCAGTGTATCAGGGTGTTGTCACACTCTTTGTGGTGCTCAATTTCTCTTTAGCCACGTTTATGGATCCTGGAGTTATACCAAAAG CCTCAACAGACGAGGACCGGGATGACGACTTCCGAGCGCCACTTTACAAGAATGTAGAGATAAATGGCATCACAGTACGCATGAAGTGGTGCGTAACGTGTCATTTTTACCGGCCCCCACGTTGCTCACATTGCTCAGTCTGCAACCACTGCATTGAG ACTTTTGACCATCACTGCCCGTGGGTCAACAATTGCATAGGTCGAAGGAACTACCGCTATTTCTTCATGTTTCTGTGTTCACTCAGCATCCATATGATCTCCATCTTTGCATTTTGTCTTGTCCATGTCCTTGATAGAAAAGATAACCTCACTGAAGTCAAGACTATTATAAG ATTGACTAACAATCCTGCTGAGTCAATGGTCATAAG tatggtggtgatgggagtcaTTGCCTTGCTCCTCATCCCCATCCTGGGCCTGACGGGGTTCCACATGGTGCTGGTGAGCCGCGGCCGCACCACCAATGAGCAGGTCACCGGCAAGTTCCGCGGAGGCTACAACCCCTTCTCCCGTGGGTGCTGCCGGAACTGCTGCTTCATCCTGTGTGGACCCCAGTATCCTAG CATAAAGAGGCCTGCCAAGTACATAGGGAGATACAAGTTCAAGCCGTCATCCAGTCCGCAGGCCCctgtctccaccatcaccagccaAAGCCAAGTTCGTGTCTACATGGACAATGGCGTGCAGGCTCCCAACTCCACTGCCTACAGTCAA ATGGTGGCTGTGCCTCACCCTGATCCCAGCAGCAGGTGGCTGCAAACCACCGTATAG
- the LOC127007378 gene encoding palmitoyltransferase ZDHHC8-like isoform X11 produces the protein MPSCEPKTRFIPATCAWTLLLACTTLFFVYPCTSLYFRWGIYVPVYQGVVTLFVVLNFSLATFMDPGVIPKASTDEDRDDDFRAPLYKNVEINGITVRMKWCVTCHFYRPPRCSHCSVCNHCIETFDHHCPWVNNCIGRRNYRYFFMFLCSLSIHMISIFAFCLVHVLDRKDNLTEVKTIISMVVMGVIALLLIPILGLTGFHMVLVSRGRTTNEQVTGKFRGGYNPFSRGCCRNCCFILCGPQYPSIKRPAKYIGRYKFKPSSSPQAPVSTITSQSQVRVYMDNGVQAPNSTAYSQDTAGLIAQDNMVAVPHPDPSSRWLQTTV, from the exons ATGCCCAGCTGTGAGCCCAAGACACGGTTCATACCAGCCACGTGTGCTTGGACGCTTCTACTAGCATGCACCACTCTTTTCTTCGTCTATCC ATGTACTTCTCTGTACTTCAGATGGGGCATCTACGTCCCAGTGTATCAGGGTGTTGTCACACTCTTTGTGGTGCTCAATTTCTCTTTAGCCACGTTTATGGATCCTGGAGTTATACCAAAAG CCTCAACAGACGAGGACCGGGATGACGACTTCCGAGCGCCACTTTACAAGAATGTAGAGATAAATGGCATCACAGTACGCATGAAGTGGTGCGTAACGTGTCATTTTTACCGGCCCCCACGTTGCTCACATTGCTCAGTCTGCAACCACTGCATTGAG ACTTTTGACCATCACTGCCCGTGGGTCAACAATTGCATAGGTCGAAGGAACTACCGCTATTTCTTCATGTTTCTGTGTTCACTCAGCATCCATATGATCTCCATCTTTGCATTTTGTCTTGTCCATGTCCTTGATAGAAAAGATAACCTCACTGAAGTCAAGACTATTATAAG tatggtggtgatgggagtcaTTGCCTTGCTCCTCATCCCCATCCTGGGCCTGACGGGGTTCCACATGGTGCTGGTGAGCCGCGGCCGCACCACCAATGAGCAGGTCACCGGCAAGTTCCGCGGAGGCTACAACCCCTTCTCCCGTGGGTGCTGCCGGAACTGCTGCTTCATCCTGTGTGGACCCCAGTATCCTAG CATAAAGAGGCCTGCCAAGTACATAGGGAGATACAAGTTCAAGCCGTCATCCAGTCCGCAGGCCCctgtctccaccatcaccagccaAAGCCAAGTTCGTGTCTACATGGACAATGGCGTGCAGGCTCCCAACTCCACTGCCTACAGTCAA GATACGGCAGGCTTGATTGCTCAGGATAAC ATGGTGGCTGTGCCTCACCCTGATCCCAGCAGCAGGTGGCTGCAAACCACCGTATAG